Proteins encoded in a region of the Pelmatolapia mariae isolate MD_Pm_ZW linkage group LG6, Pm_UMD_F_2, whole genome shotgun sequence genome:
- the LOC134628990 gene encoding hemicentin-1-like: MFFHFILLVSYSLTFLCTHQVSSFDPSCTDYPVFTPSALVVKYGDPANVTCVVCQKDCSGDVFGLEHAEGKVTQNGTTMFWTVDRLTEWDTSLLCYYTTDAGDQCSSILDITIYQPPESVSISFVNHTGMMFENQQYTLQCSVQNVAPVQSLTVTFYRGNTALGHLQSNSEEKKPVNESFTLNITPSREDDGAQYWCETKLELGPAGKQGPPVVTSEKLPAIVHWCFTDPSCTEYPVFTPSALVVKYGDPANATCVVCQKDCGGDVFGLEHAVGKVTQNGTTMFWTVDRLTEWDTFAMCYYNTDAGDQCTHILDITIYQPPESVSISFVNHTGMMFENQQYTLQCSVQNVAPVQNLTVTFYRGNTALGHLQSNSEEKKPVNETFTLNITPSREDDGAQYWCETKLELGPAGPQRPPVVTSEKLPAIVHYPSCTDYPVFTPSALVVKYGDPANVTCVVCQKDCSGDVFGLEHAEGKVTQNGTTMFWTVDRLTEWDTSLLCYYTTDAGDQCSSILDITIYQPPESVSISFVNHTGMMFENQQYTLQCSVQNVAPVQSLTVTFYRGNTALGHLQSNSEEKKPVNESFTLNITPSREDDGAQYWCETKLELGPAGKQGPPVVTSEKLPAIVHWCFTDPSCTEYPVFTPSALVVKYGDPANATCVVCQKDCGGDVFGLEHAVGKVTQNGTTMFWTVDRLTEWDTFAMCYYNTDAGDQCTHILDITIYQPPESVSISFVNHTGMMFENQQYTLQCSVQNVAPVQNLTVTFYRGNTALGHLQSNSEEKKPVNETFTLNITPSREDDGAQYWCETKLELGPAGPQRPPVVTSEKLPAIVHYPSCTDYPVFTPSALVVKYGDPANVTCVVCQKDCSGDVFGLEYAEGKVTQNGTTMFWTVDRLTEWDTSLLCYYTTDAGDQCSSILDITIYQPPESVSISFVNHTGMMFENQQYTLQCSVQNVAPVQSLTVTFYRGNTALGHLQSNSEHKKPVNESFTLNITPSREDDGAQYWCETKLELGPAGKQGPPVVTSEKLPAIVHWCFTDPSCTEYPVFTPSALVVKYGDPANATCVVCQKDCGGDVFGLEHAVGKVTQNGTTMFWTVDRLTEWDTFAMCYYNTDAGDQCTHILDITIYQPPESVSISFVNHTGMMFENQQYTLQCSVQNVAPVQNLTVTFYRGNTALGHLQSNSEEKKPVNETFTLNITPSREDDGAQYWCQTKLELGPAGPQRPPVVTSEKLPAIVHYPSCTEYPVFTPSALVVKYGDPANVTCVVCQKDCSGDVFGLEYAEGKVTQNGTTMFWTVDRLTEWDTSLLCYYTTDAGDQCSSILDITIYQPPESVSISFVNHTGMMFENQQYTLQCSVQNVAPVQSLTVTFYRGNTALGHLQSNSEQKKPVNETFTLNITPSREDDGAQYWCETKLELGPAGKQGPPVVTSEKLPAIVHYEPELKEPPNPDVITITEGDTLHLNCSSVGNPSPSYTWTLPTNSPSYSGSVLTIKSVGFEDEGQYICTVSNTVGTVTKEFNVDVQVLQSTPSHI; this comes from the exons AAGTACGGTGACCCAGCCAATGTTACATGTGTTGTATGTCAGAAGGACTGCAGTGGAGATGTTTTTGGTTTGGAGCACGCTGAGGGAAAAGTTACACAAAACGGAACCACGATGTTCTGGACGGTCGACAGACTGACTGAATGGGACACATCACTCCTGTGCTATTATACCACTGATGCTGGTGATCAGTGTTCTAGCATTCTGGATATAACCATCTATC AGCCTCCAGAAAGTGTCTCCATCAGCTTTGTAAACCACACTGGGATGATGTTTGAGAATCAGCAGTACACCCTGCAGTGTAGCGTACAGAACGTAGCTCCTGTTCAAAGCCTCACTGTGACCTtctacagaggaaacacagcactgGGTCACCTACAGTCTAACAGTGAAGAGAAGAAACCAGTGAATGAATCCTTCACTCTGAACATCACTCCCAGTAGAGAAGATGATGGAGCCCAGTACTGGTGCGAAACCAAGCTGGAGCTGGGACCAGCTGGAAAACAGGGCCCTCCAGTGGTGACATCAGAAAAACTCCCTGCTATAGTTCACT GGTGTTTTACAGATCCTAGCTGCACAGAGTATCCTGTGTTCACTCCATCTGCACTGGTAGTGAAGTACGGTGACCCAGCCAACGCTACATGTGTTGTATGTCAGAAGGACTGCGGTGGAGATGTTTTTGGTTTGGAGCACGCTGTGGGAAAAGTTACACAAAATGGAACCACGATGTTCTGGACGGTTGACAGACTGACTGAATGGGACACATTTGCCATGTGTTACTATAACACTGATGCTGGTGATCAGTGTACTCACATTCTGGATATAACCATCTATC AGCCTCCAGAAAGTGTCTCCATCAGCTTTGTAAACCACACTGGGATGATGTTTGAGAATCAGCAGTACACCCTGCAGTGTAGCGTACAGAACGTAGCTCCTGTTCAAAACCTCACTGTGACCTtctacagaggaaacacagcactgGGTCACCTACAGTCTAACAGTGAAGAGAAGAAACCAGTGAATGAAACCTTCACTCTGAACATCACTCCCAGTAGAGAAGATGATGGAGCCCAGTACTGGTGCGAAACCAAGCTGGAGCTGGGACCAGCTGGACCACAGCGCCCTCCAGTGGTGACATCAGAAAAACTCCCTGCTATAGTTCACT ATCCTAGCTGCACAGATTATCCTGTGTTCACTCCATCTGCACTGGTAGTGAAGTACGGTGACCCAGCCAATGTTACATGTGTTGTATGTCAGAAGGACTGCAGTGGAGATGTTTTTGGTTTGGAGCACGCTGAGGGAAAAGTTACACAAAACGGAACCACGATGTTCTGGACGGTCGACAGACTGACTGAATGGGACACATCACTCCTGTGCTATTATACCACTGATGCTGGTGATCAGTGTTCTAGCATTCTGGATATAACCATCTATC AGCCTCCAGAAAGTGTCTCCATCAGCTTTGTAAACCACACTGGGATGATGTTTGAGAATCAGCAGTACACCCTGCAGTGTAGCGTACAGAACGTAGCTCCTGTTCAAAGCCTCACTGTGACCTtctacagaggaaacacagcactgGGTCACCTACAGTCTAACAGTGAAGAGAAGAAACCAGTGAATGAATCCTTCACTCTGAACATCACTCCCAGTAGAGAAGATGATGGAGCCCAGTACTGGTGCGAAACCAAGCTGGAGCTGGGACCAGCTGGAAAACAGGGCCCTCCAGTGGTGACATCAGAAAAACTCCCTGCTATAGTTCACT GGTGTTTTACAGATCCTAGCTGCACAGAGTATCCTGTGTTCACTCCATCTGCACTGGTAGTGAAGTACGGTGACCCAGCCAACGCTACATGTGTTGTATGTCAGAAGGACTGCGGTGGAGATGTTTTTGGTTTGGAGCACGCTGTGGGAAAAGTTACACAAAATGGAACCACGATGTTCTGGACGGTTGACAGACTGACTGAATGGGACACATTTGCCATGTGTTACTATAACACTGATGCTGGTGATCAGTGTACTCACATTCTGGATATAACCATCTATC AGCCTCCAGAAAGTGTCTCCATCAGCTTTGTAAACCACACTGGGATGATGTTTGAGAATCAGCAGTACACCCTGCAGTGTAGCGTACAGAACGTAGCTCCTGTTCAAAACCTCACTGTGACCTtctacagaggaaacacagcactgGGTCACCTACAGTCTAACAGTGAAGAGAAGAAACCAGTGAATGAAACCTTCACTCTGAACATCACTCCCAGTAGAGAAGATGATGGAGCCCAGTACTGGTGCGAAACCAAGCTGGAGCTGGGACCAGCTGGACCACAGCGCCCTCCAGTGGTGACATCAGAAAAACTCCCTGCTATAGTTCACT ATCCTAGCTGCACAGATTATCCTGTGTTCACTCCATCTGCACTGGTAGTGAAGTACGGTGACCCAGCCAATGTTACATGTGTTGTATGTCAGAAGGACTGCAGTGGAGATGTTTTTGGTTTGGAGTACGCTGAGGGAAAAGTTACACAAAACGGAACCACGATGTTCTGGACGGTCGACAGACTGACTGAATGGGACACATCACTCCTGTGCTATTATACCACTGATGCTGGTGATCAGTGTTCTAGCATTCTGGATATAACCATCTATC AGCCTCCAGAAAGTGTCTCCATCAGCTTTGTAAACCACACTGGGATGATGTTTGAGAATCAGCAGTACACCCTGCAGTGTAGCGTACAGAACGTAGCTCCTGTTCAAAGCCTCACTGTGACCTtctacagaggaaacacagcactgGGTCACCTACAGTCTAACAGTGAACATAAGAAACCAGTGAATGAATCCTTCACTCTGAACATCACTCCCAGTAGAGAAGATGATGGAGCCCAGTACTGGTGCGAAACCAAGCTGGAGCTGGGACCAGCTGGAAAACAGGGCCCTCCAGTGGTGACATCAGAAAAACTCCCTGCTATAGTTCACT GGTGTTTTACAGATCCTAGCTGCACAGAGTATCCTGTGTTCACTCCATCTGCACTGGTAGTGAAGTACGGTGACCCAGCCAACGCTACATGTGTTGTATGTCAGAAGGACTGCGGTGGAGATGTTTTTGGTTTGGAGCACGCTGTGGGAAAAGTTACACAAAATGGAACCACGATGTTCTGGACGGTTGACAGACTGACTGAATGGGACACATTTGCCATGTGTTACTATAACACTGATGCTGGTGATCAGTGTACTCACATTCTGGATATAACCATCTATC AGCCTCCAGAAAGTGTCTCCATCAGCTTTGTAAACCACACTGGGATGATGTTTGAGAATCAGCAGTACACCCTGCAGTGTAGCGTACAGAACGTAGCTCCTGTTCAAAACCTCACTGTGACCTtctacagaggaaacacagcactgGGTCACCTACAGTCTAACAGTGAAGAGAAGAAACCAGTGAATGAAACCTTCACTCTGAACATCACTCCCAGTAGAGAAGATGATGGAGCCCAGTACTGGTGCCAAACCAAGCTGGAGCTGGGACCAGCTGGACCACAGCGCCCTCCAGTGGTGACATCAGAAAAACTCCCTGCTATAGTTCACT ATCCTAGCTGCACAGAGTATCCTGTGTTCACTCCATCTGCACTGGTAGTGAAGTACGGTGACCCAGCCAATGTTACATGTGTTGTATGTCAGAAGGACTGCAGTGGAGATGTTTTTGGTTTGGAGTACGCTGAGGGAAAAGTTACACAAAATGGAACCACGATGTTCTGGACGGTCGACAGACTGACTGAATGGGACACATCACTCCTGTGCTATTATACCACTGATGCTGGTGATCAGTGTTCTAGCATTCTGGATATAACCATCTATC AGCCTCCAGAAAGTGTCTCCATCAGCTTTGTAAACCACACTGGGATGATGTTTGAGAATCAGCAGTACACCCTGCAGTGTAGCGTACAGAACGTAGCTCCTGTTCAAAGCCTCACTGTGACCTtctacagaggaaacacagcactgGGTCACCTACAGTCCAACAGTGAACAGAAGAAACCAGTGAATGAAACCTTCACTCTGAACATCACTCCCAGTAGAGAAGATGATGGAGCCCAGTACTGGTGCGAAACCAAGCTGGAGCTGGGACCAGCTGGAAAACAGGGCCCTCCAGTGGTGACATCAGAAAAACTCCCTGCTATAGTTCACT ATGAGCCTGAGCTAAAGGAGCCACCAAATCCAGATGTGATCACAATTACAGAAGGAGACACTCTACACCTGAACTGCTCCTCTGTGGGAAACCCCAGCCCCTCATACACCTGGACACTCCCAACAAATAGTCCTTCCTACAGTGGCAGCGTTCTCACTATTAAATCTGTCGGCTTTGAGGATGAAGGACAGTATATCTGCACTGTGAGCAACACAGTAGGGACTGTCACCAAGGAGTTTAACGTTGATGTACAAG TTCTACAGTCAACTCCATCCCATATATAA